One Qiania dongpingensis genomic window carries:
- a CDS encoding GNAT family N-acetyltransferase, translating into MIIRNMISSDKDVFLDMSQDFYNSEATLHGFQKKLQAQNLDAFLDGSPYVRCLMLESESPSGNAPVGYALVAHSWSTEAGGPMIILEELYFIPDARGKGGAKFFFQWFFEEYEGRAAGFRLEVAPDNAYVMDIYRKYGYENLDYIQMIKINQ; encoded by the coding sequence ATGATTATACGAAATATGATATCTTCTGACAAAGACGTATTCCTGGACATGTCCCAGGATTTTTACAATTCAGAAGCTACTTTACATGGCTTTCAAAAAAAACTTCAGGCACAGAACCTGGACGCATTCTTGGACGGCTCTCCTTATGTGCGCTGTCTGATGCTCGAATCAGAGTCGCCTTCCGGCAACGCTCCAGTCGGCTATGCGCTGGTCGCCCACTCCTGGAGTACGGAAGCCGGAGGCCCCATGATCATCCTGGAAGAATTATACTTTATCCCGGATGCCCGGGGAAAAGGCGGCGCCAAGTTTTTTTTCCAGTGGTTCTTTGAGGAATATGAGGGCAGGGCTGCCGGTTTCCGTTTGGAGGTTGCTCCGGACAATGCTTATGTCATGGATATTTACCGAAAATATGGCTATGAAAATCTGGACTATATCCAGATGATAAAAATAAACCAGTGA
- the spoIIR gene encoding stage II sporulation protein R yields the protein MKKERLALTFLLALLCLISLALWLSASRSVQTVHEDLSSHILRFHVLANSDSEEDQALKLKVKASVLEYLEEALPEDAGLEETKTFIENHEGEIHKIASSVISEEGYDYPVSLFLEPWYFPTKSYGDLTFPCGTYDAFRVVIGEGNGKNWWCVLYPSLCFVDAAYGVVPEDSKQELKDDLRPDTYASLVDEDKKEAGNEKPQISFRLVEFLSSLF from the coding sequence ATGAAAAAAGAACGACTGGCACTGACCTTTCTCCTGGCGCTTCTCTGCCTGATATCCCTGGCCCTCTGGCTTTCTGCCTCCCGCTCTGTCCAGACGGTCCATGAAGATCTGTCTTCTCATATCCTCCGCTTTCACGTTTTGGCAAACAGTGATTCAGAGGAAGACCAGGCCCTTAAGCTAAAGGTAAAAGCATCTGTCCTGGAATACTTAGAAGAAGCCCTCCCGGAAGACGCCGGCCTGGAGGAGACCAAAACTTTTATTGAAAACCATGAGGGGGAAATCCACAAGATCGCCAGCAGCGTGATCAGTGAAGAGGGCTACGACTATCCTGTATCTCTGTTCCTGGAACCCTGGTATTTTCCCACTAAGTCTTATGGCGATCTGACCTTTCCCTGCGGCACTTACGATGCATTCCGGGTGGTGATCGGAGAAGGAAACGGAAAAAACTGGTGGTGTGTCCTCTATCCTTCCCTTTGTTTTGTGGACGCTGCCTATGGCGTTGTGCCGGAGGATTCCAAGCAGGAATTAAAAGATGACCTGCGTCCGGACACCTATGCTTCTCTGGTGGACGAAGACAAAAAAGAAGCCGGAAATGAAAAACCACAGATTTCATTTCGGCTGGTGGAATTCTTATCTTCCTTATTTTGA
- a CDS encoding GntR family transcriptional regulator — protein MDGWKVNENEYLPLRDVVFNTLRRAILRGELTPGQRLMEIQLAERMGVSRTPVREAIRKLELEGLVVMVPRKGAEVAHISGKNLRDVLEVRRALEELAGELACERMTEEEFRLLEQANHKFAAVISSDDITVIAQADEEFHSLIYQATDNERLVQMVNHLREQMYRYRIEHIKDKSQRKILVQEHQDIMRALSGRDVDLTRRTIRNHINKQEVTVARSIKEQER, from the coding sequence ATGGACGGTTGGAAAGTGAACGAAAATGAATATCTTCCACTGCGGGATGTAGTGTTCAACACGCTGCGGCGCGCGATTCTGAGGGGAGAGCTGACACCTGGTCAGAGGCTGATGGAGATACAGCTGGCGGAGAGAATGGGGGTCAGCCGGACACCGGTCCGGGAAGCCATTCGGAAGCTGGAGCTGGAAGGGCTGGTCGTCATGGTCCCGAGGAAAGGCGCTGAGGTAGCGCATATTTCCGGAAAAAATCTCAGAGATGTCTTAGAGGTACGCCGCGCCTTGGAAGAGCTGGCCGGAGAGCTGGCTTGTGAAAGGATGACGGAGGAAGAATTCCGGCTTCTGGAGCAGGCCAATCATAAGTTTGCGGCAGTGATAAGCAGTGACGACATCACAGTGATCGCCCAGGCGGATGAGGAATTTCACTCTCTGATCTATCAGGCGACGGATAACGAGCGTCTCGTGCAGATGGTAAACCATTTGAGAGAACAGATGTACCGATACCGGATCGAGCATATAAAGGACAAGTCACAGAGAAAGATTCTCGTCCAGGAGCATCAGGATATCATGCGGGCACTGTCCGGCCGGGATGTGGATTTGACCAGGAGGACAATCCGGAATCATATAAACAAGCAGGAAGTGACGGTCGCCAGGAGCATTAAGGAGCAGGAGAGATGA
- a CDS encoding peptidylprolyl isomerase: protein MEEKKNPIVTIEMEDGGVIKAELYPEIAPNTVNNFISLVKKGFYDDLIFHRVIRGFMIQGGCPLGQGTGGPGYQIKGEFADNGVENSLAHEPGVLSMARAMHPDSAGSQFFIMHKKSPHLDGQYAAFGKVIEGMDVVNAIAETATSYGDRPVKPQRMKSVTVETFDVEYPEPEKCEE from the coding sequence ATGGAAGAGAAGAAAAATCCGATCGTAACGATTGAAATGGAAGACGGCGGCGTCATCAAGGCAGAACTTTATCCGGAAATCGCCCCGAACACGGTCAATAATTTCATCAGTCTTGTGAAAAAAGGCTTTTATGATGATTTGATTTTCCACAGAGTGATCCGTGGATTTATGATTCAGGGCGGATGCCCTCTGGGACAGGGGACCGGCGGTCCCGGATACCAGATCAAAGGAGAATTTGCCGATAACGGAGTGGAGAACTCACTGGCCCATGAGCCTGGCGTGCTGTCCATGGCGAGAGCTATGCACCCGGATTCCGCAGGCTCCCAGTTTTTTATCATGCACAAAAAATCCCCCCATCTCGACGGACAGTATGCGGCGTTTGGAAAAGTAATTGAAGGAATGGATGTGGTAAACGCCATTGCGGAGACAGCCACTTCCTACGGTGACAGGCCGGTCAAACCCCAGAGGATGAAGTCAGTGACGGTGGAAACCTTTGACGTGGAATATCCGGAGCCGGAGAAATGTGAAGAATAG
- a CDS encoding TPM domain-containing protein, with the protein MMERRPNYKKKFSFCIGMIFLVFCLFGFDSQQQKIYDQADLLTEDEEAELQELLVASAQVLEQDLVIVTIQDNEGKSAKEFSDSFYEEHGFGYDKTSGDGVLLLLDMDGREIYISTAGQAVSYYDDAAVEKTLDRLVPLMQQENYAEVCREFIKETSASITASLPSESTKSVEGGSAEETKAEMSSGESKEKEPESTVEKDTQSHKESESGNEKQEENSGLNPTQIVVYLGIAMIAAWLITKKQMKKVHMPAGNETYLKDGVISYREKTDEYINTTVVIKEKVKNAPPPVYHERRKEDDRYDRQREEDEKRRREDEKRRREEDRRRKEDKRREEQRREEDRRREEEERRRRENRKREEEERERARKNSNLDRGGSGKGFSSGKSGSSGQKHGGSGRSF; encoded by the coding sequence ATGATGGAGAGAAGACCGAATTATAAAAAGAAATTTTCTTTCTGCATAGGGATGATTTTTCTGGTTTTCTGCCTGTTTGGATTTGACAGCCAGCAGCAGAAGATATACGATCAGGCAGATTTGCTTACGGAGGATGAAGAAGCGGAATTGCAGGAACTGCTGGTGGCATCGGCTCAGGTACTGGAGCAGGATTTAGTGATTGTTACGATTCAGGATAACGAAGGCAAGAGCGCGAAAGAATTTTCGGACAGTTTTTATGAAGAACATGGATTCGGGTATGACAAAACATCCGGAGATGGGGTCCTTCTTCTTTTGGATATGGATGGACGTGAGATTTATATCAGCACGGCCGGGCAGGCTGTATCCTATTATGACGATGCGGCGGTTGAGAAAACCCTGGATAGATTGGTTCCGCTTATGCAGCAGGAGAATTATGCGGAAGTTTGCAGAGAATTTATAAAAGAGACGTCTGCGTCCATAACGGCCAGTCTGCCATCCGAAAGCACGAAATCTGTGGAGGGTGGATCAGCGGAAGAGACGAAAGCGGAAATGAGTTCTGGCGAATCTAAAGAAAAAGAACCGGAGAGTACTGTGGAAAAGGACACGCAGTCCCATAAAGAGTCGGAATCAGGTAATGAAAAGCAGGAAGAAAATTCCGGTTTGAATCCAACTCAAATTGTAGTATATCTGGGGATTGCCATGATCGCAGCATGGCTGATCACCAAGAAACAGATGAAAAAAGTCCATATGCCGGCAGGAAACGAGACGTACTTGAAAGATGGAGTCATCAGTTATCGGGAAAAGACGGACGAATATATCAATACAACGGTAGTGATAAAAGAGAAAGTGAAAAACGCACCGCCGCCCGTCTATCATGAGAGACGAAAAGAAGATGACCGATATGACAGGCAGAGAGAAGAGGATGAGAAACGGCGAAGAGAGGATGAGAAAAGAAGAAGGGAAGAGGACCGGAGAAGAAAAGAAGATAAAAGAAGAGAAGAACAAAGAAGAGAAGAAGACAGAAGAAGAGAAGAAGAGGAAAGAAGAAGGCGGGAGAACAGAAAAAGAGAAGAGGAAGAAAGAGAACGTGCCAGAAAAAACAGCAATCTGGACAGGGGAGGAAGCGGGAAAGGCTTTTCATCAGGAAAAAGCGGCTCATCCGGTCAGAAACATGGGGGGAGCGGAAGAAGCTTCTGA
- a CDS encoding TPM domain-containing protein: MKRKRLFGKSMLCILLLLVFFSLCGFDSEEQKVYDGAGLLSDQEEAQLQELLVKKAQETEQDFVIVTTDDNEGKSARRYADDFYDTHKFGYEKENGSGVLLLLDMDGREVYISTAGTAIQNYTDAEIDSTLDALIPLMKDKDYMGVCRTFIEDAGRRLTGGDEAQNGYYDADSDRFVSTELTGWQKVFAPSRILLHLVVAFVLSGIIVMCIAHNRKTKMSVGSGTYLKDGQLGFRERSDHFTHTTVVTRHIPRSDDSHSSGGGYSSSHTSSGGHSHGGGGRSF; this comes from the coding sequence ATGAAAAGAAAAAGATTATTTGGAAAAAGTATGCTGTGTATCCTGCTCCTTCTCGTATTTTTCAGCCTATGCGGCTTTGACAGCGAAGAGCAGAAGGTATACGATGGAGCCGGGCTTTTATCCGATCAGGAGGAAGCGCAGCTTCAAGAGCTTCTTGTGAAAAAAGCCCAGGAGACGGAACAGGACTTCGTTATTGTGACGACAGATGACAATGAGGGGAAAAGTGCAAGACGCTATGCGGATGACTTTTATGATACTCATAAATTCGGATATGAGAAAGAAAATGGATCCGGTGTGCTGCTGCTTTTAGACATGGACGGAAGAGAGGTCTATATCAGTACGGCAGGGACCGCCATACAAAATTATACGGATGCGGAAATAGACAGTACGCTGGATGCTCTTATTCCTTTGATGAAGGATAAGGATTATATGGGGGTGTGCCGGACCTTCATTGAGGATGCAGGAAGGCGTCTGACCGGAGGAGACGAGGCGCAGAACGGATATTATGATGCGGATTCAGACCGGTTTGTCTCCACAGAACTCACCGGGTGGCAGAAGGTATTCGCACCTTCCAGAATCCTTCTCCATCTTGTGGTGGCTTTTGTCCTTTCGGGCATTATCGTGATGTGCATAGCCCACAACCGGAAAACGAAGATGAGTGTTGGGAGCGGGACCTATTTGAAGGACGGACAGCTTGGATTCCGAGAACGAAGCGATCATTTCACTCACACAACGGTGGTGACCAGGCATATTCCACGTAGCGATGATAGCCATTCCTCAGGGGGAGGATACAGCTCATCTCATACCAGCAGCGGCGGCCACAGCCACGGGGGAGGAGGAAGAAGCTTCTGA
- a CDS encoding glutamine synthetase III family protein, producing the protein MCEKFVNVEKIFGENVFTLGKMKERLPKKIYAEVKNIIDHGGEMSLATADVVAKAMKDWAVEHGATHYTHWFQPLTGITAEKHDSFIMNPDEEGHMLMEFSGKELIKGEPDASSFPSGGLRATFEARGYTAWDCTSPAFLKEDATGAILCIPTAFCSYKGEALDKKTPLLRSLEALSEQALRIARLFGNTEATKVTASVGPEQEYFLVDRGLYLQRKDLIYAGRTLFGAPAPKGQEMDDHYFGVIKERIGSFMKDLNVELWKLGISAKTQHNEVAPAQHELAPIFNNANIAVDHNQLVMETMKKVAQRHGLACLLHEKPFAGVNGSGKHDNWSICTDNGVNMLDPGETPNQNIQFLLVLACIIKGVDIHADLLRQSAANVGNDHRLGANEAPPAIISMFLGEQLEDVVKQLIETGEAASCKEGGRLYTGVSTLPDLAKDATDRNRTSPFAFTGNKFEFRMVGSSDSIASPNTTLNAIVAEAFCEAADILEKADDFDMAVHDLIKEYLTEHQRIIFNGNGYSEEWVTEAERRGLPNIKSMVDSVPSLTTDKAVKLFEKFHIFTKAELESRAEILYETYAKAINIEALTMADMAGKQLIPAVITYTTELAASLSAVSEACPEADVSVQKELLIETSSLLAESQKAFKKLKEVTAESAAIENVEAQAKSYHDKVMPAMTALRAPLDKLEMIVDKEIWPIPSYGDLTFEV; encoded by the coding sequence ATGTGCGAGAAATTTGTGAACGTCGAAAAGATTTTCGGTGAGAATGTGTTCACTCTTGGCAAGATGAAAGAGCGTCTGCCGAAAAAGATTTATGCGGAAGTGAAGAATATCATCGATCATGGCGGCGAGATGTCTCTGGCGACGGCTGATGTGGTGGCGAAGGCCATGAAGGACTGGGCTGTGGAACACGGAGCGACCCATTACACCCATTGGTTCCAGCCGCTGACCGGCATCACCGCAGAAAAGCACGATTCTTTTATCATGAATCCGGACGAAGAAGGCCACATGCTGATGGAGTTTTCCGGAAAAGAACTGATCAAGGGCGAGCCTGACGCCTCCTCCTTCCCTTCCGGCGGGCTCCGCGCCACATTTGAAGCCAGAGGCTATACGGCATGGGACTGTACTTCTCCCGCATTTTTAAAAGAAGACGCGACGGGAGCGATTCTTTGCATCCCCACGGCTTTCTGTTCCTATAAAGGCGAGGCACTGGACAAAAAGACTCCGCTGCTGCGTTCATTGGAGGCGCTCAGCGAACAGGCACTTCGTATCGCCAGACTTTTTGGAAATACAGAGGCGACCAAGGTGACTGCTTCGGTCGGACCGGAGCAGGAATATTTCCTGGTGGACCGGGGACTGTATCTGCAGAGGAAAGACCTGATCTATGCGGGAAGGACGCTGTTCGGCGCTCCGGCTCCCAAGGGACAGGAAATGGACGACCATTATTTCGGCGTCATCAAAGAGCGTATCGGTTCCTTTATGAAGGACTTAAATGTAGAATTGTGGAAATTGGGGATTTCTGCCAAGACACAGCACAATGAGGTGGCTCCCGCGCAGCATGAGCTGGCTCCTATCTTTAATAATGCCAATATTGCCGTCGACCACAACCAGCTGGTCATGGAAACCATGAAAAAAGTGGCTCAGCGCCACGGGCTCGCCTGCCTTCTCCATGAGAAGCCCTTTGCCGGCGTGAATGGCTCCGGCAAGCATGACAACTGGTCCATCTGCACAGACAACGGCGTGAATATGCTGGATCCCGGCGAAACGCCGAACCAGAATATCCAGTTTCTTCTGGTTCTGGCCTGCATTATTAAGGGTGTGGACATCCACGCGGATTTGCTGCGACAATCCGCGGCCAATGTAGGGAACGATCACAGGCTGGGCGCCAATGAGGCTCCGCCGGCGATTATTTCCATGTTCCTTGGAGAGCAGCTGGAGGACGTGGTCAAGCAGCTGATTGAAACGGGCGAGGCCGCTTCCTGTAAGGAAGGCGGAAGATTATACACCGGTGTGAGTACTCTGCCCGATCTCGCGAAGGACGCTACCGACCGGAACAGGACTTCTCCCTTTGCTTTTACCGGCAATAAATTTGAGTTCCGCATGGTCGGATCATCAGATTCCATCGCGAGTCCCAATACAACGCTGAACGCGATTGTAGCGGAGGCATTCTGTGAGGCGGCGGATATTCTGGAGAAAGCGGATGACTTCGATATGGCGGTCCATGATCTGATCAAGGAATATCTGACGGAGCATCAGAGGATTATTTTTAACGGAAACGGCTATTCGGAAGAATGGGTGACCGAGGCAGAAAGAAGAGGGCTTCCAAATATCAAATCCATGGTGGATTCTGTACCGAGCCTGACCACAGACAAGGCGGTGAAGCTTTTCGAGAAATTCCATATCTTTACGAAAGCGGAGCTGGAGTCCAGGGCGGAGATCCTTTATGAGACTTATGCGAAGGCAATCAATATCGAGGCGCTGACCATGGCAGATATGGCCGGAAAGCAGCTGATTCCCGCTGTTATCACATATACGACGGAGCTGGCGGCTTCTTTGAGCGCCGTTTCCGAGGCCTGCCCGGAAGCGGATGTCAGTGTTCAGAAGGAACTTTTGATAGAGACCTCCTCTCTTCTTGCGGAATCTCAGAAGGCTTTTAAGAAATTAAAAGAAGTGACGGCGGAGTCCGCGGCCATTGAGAATGTAGAAGCACAGGCGAAATCATATCATGACAAGGTGATGCCTGCAATGACAGCCTTGAGGGCGCCTCTCGACAAGCTGGAGATGATCGTGGATAAGGAAATCTGGCCGATTCCTTCCTATGGCGATCTGACCTTTGAGGTTTGA
- the ispE gene encoding 4-(cytidine 5'-diphospho)-2-C-methyl-D-erythritol kinase, translating into MSDQINLRAYGKINLGLDVVGKRPDGYHEVKMVMQTVGLYDSLKLERKKEPGIHVATNLYFLPTGEDNLVYRAADMLMKEFGVKEGLSIGLHKRIPVAAGMGGGSSDAAAVLVGVNKMFRLGLSRKALMERGVNLGADVPYCVMRGTALAEGIGEKLRRLPPMPDCFILLAKPPVSVSTRFVYGNLKVDSLPFHPDLDGMIKALEKNNLDGVTACMGNVLEMVTIPAYPQVQKLKDIMMDAGARMALMSGSGPTVFGIFDKKEAADRICRMLRREGLAKQAYTVKPYNSKE; encoded by the coding sequence ATGAGCGATCAGATAAATCTTCGGGCGTATGGAAAGATCAACCTGGGGCTCGATGTGGTAGGAAAACGGCCTGACGGATATCATGAGGTCAAGATGGTCATGCAGACGGTAGGCCTGTATGACAGCCTGAAGCTGGAACGGAAGAAAGAACCGGGAATCCATGTGGCGACGAATCTCTATTTTCTCCCCACGGGAGAAGATAACCTGGTCTATCGGGCCGCAGATATGTTAATGAAGGAATTCGGAGTGAAGGAGGGGCTGTCCATTGGCCTTCACAAGAGGATACCTGTGGCGGCGGGGATGGGCGGAGGCAGCAGCGATGCGGCGGCGGTATTGGTCGGAGTGAATAAGATGTTTCGTCTGGGTCTTTCCAGAAAGGCTCTTATGGAGCGCGGAGTGAACCTTGGAGCAGATGTACCTTACTGCGTCATGAGAGGGACCGCCCTGGCAGAGGGAATCGGAGAAAAACTGAGGCGCCTGCCTCCCATGCCGGATTGTTTTATACTTTTGGCAAAGCCGCCGGTCAGTGTGTCTACACGATTTGTTTACGGGAATCTGAAAGTGGACAGCCTCCCCTTTCACCCAGACCTGGACGGCATGATAAAGGCGCTGGAAAAAAACAATCTCGATGGAGTGACGGCTTGTATGGGAAATGTGCTTGAGATGGTGACGATACCGGCATATCCCCAGGTACAGAAGCTCAAGGACATCATGATGGATGCGGGCGCCAGGATGGCTCTGATGAGCGGGAGCGGGCCAACAGTATTCGGAATTTTTGACAAAAAGGAAGCGGCGGACAGAATCTGCCGGATGCTTCGGAGAGAGGGACTCGCGAAGCAGGCATATACGGTAAAGCCCTACAACAGCAAAGAATAA
- a CDS encoding amidohydrolase, which produces MNIEIRQETEQIRNYVVNLRKHFHQNPELSLEEWETSKRIKTELEEMDIPFIETAGTGVIGILGHGEPVIALRADMDALKVDEKTDVGYKSCTPGVMHACGHDAHTAALLGAARILKTHEEELNCTIKLVFQPGEEVCKGAKMMMDAGYMDHVEQIFGLHVFADIPVGYINIEPGPRMAESDLFKITIKGRQGHAGKPQQCVDATVAAAATVMNLQQIVSRETNPIDAAVVNIGHMVCGTVRNVVAGSAVMEGTVRTFSRAEGKRIENAVKRVAMGTAATYHATADVEYILSAHPAVDNDPDVSEIVFSGAQRVFKEDAFIEVPKMMLGEDFSVYQQRIPGAFAFIGAGNEEMGRAYPNHHEKFNIDERAVTNSVMMYLAYVQEYVNRRNEAAKGIKPKERQLSQDHGLRGRFQKLRKEKEKENAAKLSVKQ; this is translated from the coding sequence ATGAATATAGAAATCAGGCAGGAAACGGAACAGATCCGCAACTATGTTGTGAATCTTAGAAAACATTTCCATCAGAATCCGGAGCTTTCCCTGGAAGAATGGGAAACATCAAAACGCATCAAGACGGAGCTGGAGGAAATGGACATCCCCTTTATCGAGACGGCGGGAACGGGAGTGATAGGCATTCTCGGGCATGGAGAACCGGTGATCGCTCTGCGGGCGGATATGGACGCTCTCAAGGTGGATGAAAAGACAGACGTGGGCTATAAATCCTGCACGCCGGGGGTCATGCATGCCTGCGGGCATGATGCTCATACGGCGGCGCTCCTGGGAGCCGCCAGGATCCTTAAGACTCATGAGGAAGAGCTGAACTGTACGATCAAGCTGGTGTTTCAGCCGGGGGAAGAAGTCTGCAAGGGCGCAAAGATGATGATGGATGCCGGATATATGGATCATGTGGAGCAGATCTTCGGACTGCATGTGTTCGCAGATATCCCGGTAGGATATATTAACATAGAGCCGGGGCCCCGCATGGCGGAGTCCGACCTTTTTAAGATCACGATCAAAGGCCGTCAGGGCCATGCAGGCAAACCGCAGCAATGCGTGGATGCGACTGTGGCAGCGGCGGCGACTGTCATGAACCTGCAGCAGATTGTCAGCAGAGAGACGAATCCGATCGATGCGGCGGTTGTAAACATTGGGCATATGGTTTGCGGGACGGTGCGGAATGTGGTGGCCGGCTCCGCCGTCATGGAGGGGACTGTCCGCACCTTTTCCCGGGCAGAGGGAAAACGGATAGAGAACGCCGTGAAGCGTGTGGCCATGGGGACAGCCGCTACCTATCACGCTACGGCCGATGTGGAATATATTTTGTCTGCTCATCCGGCTGTGGACAACGATCCGGACGTGTCGGAGATCGTGTTTTCCGGGGCGCAGAGGGTATTCAAGGAAGATGCGTTCATTGAGGTTCCGAAAATGATGCTGGGGGAGGATTTTTCTGTATACCAGCAGCGGATTCCGGGGGCATTCGCTTTCATCGGCGCAGGAAATGAAGAAATGGGCAGAGCTTATCCCAATCACCATGAGAAATTTAATATTGATGAAAGAGCTGTGACGAATTCTGTGATGATGTACTTAGCCTATGTTCAGGAATATGTGAACAGGAGAAACGAGGCGGCGAAGGGCATCAAGCCGAAGGAGCGTCAGCTCTCGCAGGATCATGGCCTGAGAGGAAGGTTTCAAAAACTCAGGAAAGAAAAAGAAAAGGAAAATGCCGCGAAATTGTCCGTAAAACAGTGA
- the srtB gene encoding class B sortase, producing the protein MDKKKKRGNLIRSIIFAAALVVFAVSAYQLFMIYMEYKKGSDEYKGLAGKAEKILVSAEETEEAESGENNESAAGPWMDLYNAMIKENEDYIGWITIEDTNINYPIVQCEDNDYYLTHTFEREENASGALFVDSGIQDRMEGKNVIVYGHNMKNGSMFANLKKYREDEFFDDHRRFEVYTSTGHYTYEVFSVCTVSPDSDTYTIGFADDADFMNYIQKMQSRSIHKTGVTVSAEDKIITLSTCVNHNVDRLIVQAKRLES; encoded by the coding sequence ATGGACAAAAAGAAAAAAAGAGGAAATCTCATAAGGAGCATTATTTTTGCGGCGGCATTGGTGGTTTTTGCCGTTTCAGCGTACCAGTTGTTCATGATCTATATGGAATATAAAAAAGGATCCGATGAATATAAGGGCCTGGCAGGCAAGGCGGAGAAAATCCTGGTTTCCGCGGAAGAAACGGAAGAAGCGGAGAGCGGGGAGAACAATGAAAGTGCGGCCGGTCCCTGGATGGACCTCTATAATGCCATGATAAAGGAAAATGAGGACTATATAGGCTGGATAACCATAGAGGATACCAATATCAATTATCCCATTGTCCAGTGTGAGGACAATGACTATTATCTGACCCATACCTTTGAACGGGAAGAGAATGCGTCGGGCGCCCTGTTTGTGGACAGCGGGATCCAGGACAGGATGGAGGGGAAAAATGTCATCGTCTACGGACACAATATGAAAAATGGCTCCATGTTTGCCAATCTGAAAAAATACCGGGAGGATGAATTTTTTGATGATCACAGGCGTTTTGAGGTATACACGTCGACAGGCCATTATACCTACGAAGTGTTTTCCGTATGCACTGTCTCTCCGGACAGCGATACCTATACCATAGGCTTTGCAGATGACGCGGATTTTATGAATTATATTCAGAAAATGCAGAGCCGTTCCATTCATAAAACGGGAGTTACGGTGAGTGCGGAGGATAAGATCATCACCCTTTCCACTTGTGTGAACCATAACGTGGACAGGTTGATCGTACAGGCCAAACGTTTAGAATCTTAA